The nucleotide window TCAAGGCATTGAAGGCATGATTGGAAAAGTCACCTCCACGATTTCCAAAGTAGCGGGGAAGATTCGTAACTTCTTACCGTTTTCTCCTGCCAAGGTCGGTCCACTTTCTGACTTAGATAAACTGGATTTCGGCGGCCCAATTTCCGATAGCATTACAAAAGGTCTTCCTTTAGTACAAGGACTATTAGGGGATATGCTCGCATTACCAGCTATCAGTCCAGCCGGACCACAAACAAGCACCATACAAAAAAATTTAACTCGTAATATATTTGAAATTGGTCAACTTGTTGTACGAGAAGAAGCGGATATAGACCGTATTGCACAAAAGTTACATGTGCTGCAGCAAAGATCACAGAGAACAGGAGGGCGCGGTTAATGTTTACATTCAATGGCATACATGCGAGTACGTATGGAATTAAGGTGATAAGCGTCTCACGCCCTCCTTTACCTGCAATTAAAAATACCTTTGTAGAACCGCCTGGAAGAAACGGTGCATACTTTGCAAAGTCTGCATTAAGTAAACGTGAAATTGCAGTCAAAATAAAAATAAAAGCTATATCACAAGCAGCTCTTCGTACAAATGCTCGAAACATCGCTAAGTGGCTACACAACAATAGATTAGAAGCTCCACTGATATTTGATGATGAGCCAGACAAAGTCTATATCGCTATTACAGACGGTACAGACTGGGAAGAGATATTTCGCTTTGGTGATGGTACAATCCGGTTTGTTTGTGCAGATCCTTGTGCAGAAAGTAGTGCAGCTACTAACATCACGTTAACGAGTAATGGAAATAAAATTATAAACGTTACGGGAACTTCTGATGTCTCGCCGGTTATTACAATTACTTTTACCGGCGCCACTACCAATTTGAGTATTAAGCATGTAGAAAAAAATGAAGTTATTAAGCTAGTTAAGGCATTTGTAAGCTCAGATACATTAATAATTGATTGTAGAAAGGGATTTATTACATTAAACGGTACAAACATTATGCCTGCATTAGATTTAAGTAGTGATTTTTGGTCATTGTATCCTGGAACAAACACAATCAACTGTACTACATTTTTAGGTACAATGACGTTGACATACAAGGATAAATGGCTGTAGGAGGGCAAAAGCGTGAACCAGCTATTTTTATTTGACGGTTTAACTGAAAAGCTTGTTGCTGTTAGCAGTAATGATGGGAACATGATGCCTTTTTATGATGATAAACATGTGGAGCAGCTGAATCGTGACTTCACGTTCACATTTTCTGTGCCTGCTACTCATGCTGATGCCATCTATGTAAAACGAGGTAACATTGCAGGATTTCTTGATTTGGATGGTAACTTGCAAGCTTTTACGATTTACAATACGGAAGAGTTTCATGATGGAGACACTTTTACCAAAACAGCTTCATGTGAGCATGTAAGCTATGAATTGCTTGACGATATCGTTGAGGATAAACGAACAGTGAATGGTACAGCATTACAGGCTGTAACGGATGCACTTTCGAAGAGTCGATGGCAAATTGGTACAGTGGACAGTTTAGGTACAAACAATGTGAATTTTTACTACAACAACGCTTTAAATAACCTGCGTGAGATTGTCCGTGTGTATGGTGGAGAGCTGCGCTTCAGATTGACATACACGGCTGGATCCATTACAGGGCGATACGTAGATTTACTGACTAGACGCGGAGTTGATACAGGGAAACGTTTTGAATATACGAAAGACCTGACAAGTGTTAAACGTACAGAAGATTTTGCAGATGTTAAAACCGCTTTATATGGGCGGGGTAAATCTAGCACAATTGAGGCTACAGGCGGCTATACGCGTAAAGCCACGTTTAGAGACGTTGTTTGGACTACCGTTGGTAATCCTGCTAACAAACCCGCAGGACAAGAATGGGTAGGAGATACCAATGCTCTTGCTCTTTACGGCAGGGCGAATGGCACGCGCCACCGTTACGGTGTTGTAGAGTTTAACGATATTGAAGATCCTAACGTATTACTACAGGCTACGTGGGATTTTTTACAAACTGTAAACAAGCCAAGGTTAACGTACGAAGTGCAGGCAGTTGATCTTGAGCGTGTGGCAGGGTTAAGTCACGAAAAGTCGCGGTTAGGCGATAACGTTTTTGTTATTGATAAGGATTTTACGCCTGAATTACGAGTACAAGCACGCGTGATAGAGGTACGCCGTAGCCTAACAGACCCAGCAGCTACAGAGTTTGTTTTAGGTAACTTTATCCCTATGTTGACGGATATTACTAGTCGTATTGAAGGGATTGAACAGACGATTAACGATAGGGGTGGTGTTTGGGACGGTGTTGTTAACCCAATTGATGACGGTGACGTAGCGCCTGTAACGGCTACTACACCAACTAACTTTACGGCTAACGGCTTGTTTGAGCTTATTGCGCTTAAATGGGATTTTGATAGCCGTTTAGGACTTGCAGGTTATGAAGTTTACGGCTCCCAAGTTAACAACTTTACACCGCAAGCTAGCAACTTAATTTGGAAGGGTAAGGCGGGCGGTATTACGCACAAAGCAAACCCTAACGAAACATGGTACTTTAGATTACGTAGTTTTAACACAGCAGGGCAGTACAGCGCTTATACGGCGCAAGTTACCGCTAGTACAACTAAAATTAACGGTACGTACATTGCAGACGCTACCATCGGTAATGCACAAATAGGTAACGTTAGTGCCGATAAACTAACCGCAGGTACTATTGATGCTGTAGAAATTGATATTGTTAACATTAACGCAGATAACATTAATACGGGTTTGTTAAGCGCAGACCGTGTGCGCATTGGTGCGGGGACTACGTTTGAGAATGGTTACAACCCTGTAGAAATGGTAATTGGTAGTGCAAATATGTTAAAGGGGTGGGACTTTAGCCGTTTTAACGTAAACGATTGGCAGGTGTGGAATGCTAACACACAAGCGCCTACGGTGTTAAATATTACATTAAATAGCGGTGAGGTATTACCGTTTTTAAAAGTAGCTTCTAACGCAGGATTAGCCAAAGATAGTACGTTTGGGCTTGGTACTAAAAGTAGTGCGACAGGGCTTAAATTTACTGTGATTGGTGGCGAAAAGTACACGTTATCCTTTTTGGTAGCGAGACATCCTAATGCTACTGACGATCTAAATTATACGTACCTTATTAACGATGGAGGCACTAACCAACGCATACCGACAACAAGCGTAAACATACAAAGGGTGTACGGCGGTATTACCAGCCCTCATATTTTACCTGTATACCGTTATGAACTTACTTTTACCGCCACAGAGACATGCCCGACAGTACGTTTGTTAATTGGTGCACGTACAAGTAGCGATTTTACAGGTACTAACGCCTTCGGGGTATTTTACGTCGCAAAAATAAAGTTAGAACAAGGTACAAAGGCTACAGCGTGGACACCTAATAATGAAGAGATTGTAGGGGAATTAACGGACACAAGCGGTAAAATTAACGCCGTAGTTACAAGTGAAAATAGCGCTACAGTTATTGATGGTAATAAAGTAGCTACAGGCTCTATTGACGCTAACAAACTAAAGGTTACAGCGTTTAATTTAATTAATAACCCTACTATGACCGAAACGGTTACTGATTGGGTTGCGAGTGCAGGTACCATTACGTTAGCGGATAACCCATTAACTACGGCAGGCGGTGGCGTTTCATCTGCTGTAAAAGTAGCAAAGTTGAGCAGCACAGGCAACGGAGCTTTTAACTCAAATTTGTTTTTAGTAGATCCTAACAAAGCGTATAAGTTTAAAGTGGCACTCTACAAACCTACAGGACAGGGCGGCCGTAGTTATTTTGGTATTGTGGCATATGATAAAGACCTTGTACAGCTTACATGTGACTACTTTAACGTAAGTACCCGTACATTAAGTGGTAGCGCGAGTTTCCCGTACTTTTGGTTTAGTAACACGGGGAATACCGACCAAACTAACGGTGTATGGCGTTATATGGAAGGGTATGCATTAGGACCTGATGCGAACGTAGACAACTATCCTAACGGTAAAAACGTAGATAGACATGTGAAGCTACCACCTAACACGCGCTATATTTTAGTACGTGTTCTTAACTATGCCAACACGGTAAACAGCGACCTTTACATGTATTCTCCTTCTGTAACGGTAGCGGATAGCGGTAAGATATCATTCGACCAAGCAGAAGGCGGGAAACTAAAACTCGGGCAAGCATATGGTAACGGTGAGTTGGAAGTGTACGCAGATACAGATGGTGACGGGCAACAGGAGCTTGTAGGACAAGTAAACGAAAAAGGGATATCTGGACCTACCATCACCAGCAATGACTTTAGAGGTAACGTCGTTAACGTGTACCAAGGCGGTCACACTGCGATATATGTTGACGGCACAAATGGTAATGACGCTAATGATGGTAGTACAATGGCGCTTGCTAAAAAGAACTTATTTAACGTGATCAACGGCTTACCTAAAAACCTAAACGGGCGTAATATTACGATTTGGATTAGTAACATTAAACTATACGGTGGTATGCACATAAACGGTTTTCAAAATGGGCAGTTACTGATTGCGGGATATAATGCACAAAAAAGTACAATTGTAGGATACACACGTATAAGTGGCAGCACTACTCGTGTACTGTTTCAGGATATTATATTTGAGGGCGATAACACTACGGTAGGTAAAGCGCTTGTTGACGTGTTTTTATGTACAAATGTAGAGTTGTACGCATGTAAATTATACGGATTTAACAAGGCGCAACACGGTATTTATTACGACCGCGCAAGTGGCGTAGTTGGTGAAACGCATGTATATGGCGTTGCTGATCGTGGAATATACGTTACCTATGGTCGTGTTGATGTGTATAACAACTACGGTAATGCACCTGTAGCTTTTTTAGCAGACACAGGTGGGCATATATCCGGATTTGGCACACGTTGGGGCGGTACCTTAAGTCGTACAAATAGCGGTATGCTAGGTTATCATTCCTACACTGATAACACTTGGAAGCAGGACGTTTGGACAGTGAACTTAGGGGAGGCTACACCTGCAGTGCCGCCTGAGCAGACAACGGTATGGAATAGTACCTTTGGCGGGAACTACAGTTCCCAGGGATTCTTTACCGCAAATGAGGTCAAACAAGGCGATTACGGCTATGGAAACCGTAAAGGTCTATGGGTATTTGGCAATATTCGCGGTACATTGGCCGGTAAAACCATTGTTAGTGCTAAACTTACCATTACACGCGATAGCCGTGGTGGTGCAAGTGGTGGACGTACTGCACACATTGTGTGCCACGCACAAACAGCAAACCCTAACGGTGACTTTGCGGTAACAGGCGAAGTTGCAAGTGGTGTTTTAGGTTGGGGGCAAACGTTGGTGATTGACGTTACAAGCGCTACACAAACACAAATTGCAAACGGTACGCAGCAAGGGTTTGGCGTTTATATCCCTAGCGGTGGTAGCACTGATTATATGAGTTTATCTACTAGCGCTAGTTTACAAGTCACATATAGATAAGGGGGATAACATGCGCATTTGTTTAATACAAGACGGTGCCATTTTATTAGACATTAAAAATGCATTGAATGTACAAATTACGGATTTAAACGAGTTTACTTGGCATGACGGCAGTATTTGCGGTATTGGCGAGGGACAGGAGGTTTTACTTTTGCCCTCTATCGCTGGCATAGAAGAGGATAGCGTAGAAACATTAAGGAGCCTCGCGCTAGAGCACGAACTATTTAAAGTGGTGCCAACAGAAAGCATTTTAAGTGAAACCATTAACGGGCTACAAGCCGTGGACGACTTTACGTTACAAAACTTAACTGTAACGGACGAACGTACCGCAGGCATGCAAGTTGTAGACGAATTTATACTAGCAAAACTTACAGAGTTGGAGCAGCGCATTATACAATTAGAAGGAGGAACTGTTTAATGTTAGATGTAAGTATGTTTTATGATCCATATTGGAATGTGCGTGACCAAAAATACTGGTGCAAAATGGTGGGCTACGGCTTCCCTTTAACCAGCGTCAAGTTGACGTTTAGGAAGATTATTGAACAAAAACGTTGTAATACGTTTGAAGCTGAGTACGCAGCATGGCAGGCAG belongs to Ectobacillus sp. JY-23 and includes:
- a CDS encoding phage tail protein, coding for MNQLFLFDGLTEKLVAVSSNDGNMMPFYDDKHVEQLNRDFTFTFSVPATHADAIYVKRGNIAGFLDLDGNLQAFTIYNTEEFHDGDTFTKTASCEHVSYELLDDIVEDKRTVNGTALQAVTDALSKSRWQIGTVDSLGTNNVNFYYNNALNNLREIVRVYGGELRFRLTYTAGSITGRYVDLLTRRGVDTGKRFEYTKDLTSVKRTEDFADVKTALYGRGKSSTIEATGGYTRKATFRDVVWTTVGNPANKPAGQEWVGDTNALALYGRANGTRHRYGVVEFNDIEDPNVLLQATWDFLQTVNKPRLTYEVQAVDLERVAGLSHEKSRLGDNVFVIDKDFTPELRVQARVIEVRRSLTDPAATEFVLGNFIPMLTDITSRIEGIEQTINDRGGVWDGVVNPIDDGDVAPVTATTPTNFTANGLFELIALKWDFDSRLGLAGYEVYGSQVNNFTPQASNLIWKGKAGGITHKANPNETWYFRLRSFNTAGQYSAYTAQVTASTTKINGTYIADATIGNAQIGNVSADKLTAGTIDAVEIDIVNINADNINTGLLSADRVRIGAGTTFENGYNPVEMVIGSANMLKGWDFSRFNVNDWQVWNANTQAPTVLNITLNSGEVLPFLKVASNAGLAKDSTFGLGTKSSATGLKFTVIGGEKYTLSFLVARHPNATDDLNYTYLINDGGTNQRIPTTSVNIQRVYGGITSPHILPVYRYELTFTATETCPTVRLLIGARTSSDFTGTNAFGVFYVAKIKLEQGTKATAWTPNNEEIVGELTDTSGKINAVVTSENSATVIDGNKVATGSIDANKLKVTAFNLINNPTMTETVTDWVASAGTITLADNPLTTAGGGVSSAVKVAKLSSTGNGAFNSNLFLVDPNKAYKFKVALYKPTGQGGRSYFGIVAYDKDLVQLTCDYFNVSTRTLSGSASFPYFWFSNTGNTDQTNGVWRYMEGYALGPDANVDNYPNGKNVDRHVKLPPNTRYILVRVLNYANTVNSDLYMYSPSVTVADSGKISFDQAEGGKLKLGQAYGNGELEVYADTDGDGQQELVGQVNEKGISGPTITSNDFRGNVVNVYQGGHTAIYVDGTNGNDANDGSTMALAKKNLFNVINGLPKNLNGRNITIWISNIKLYGGMHINGFQNGQLLIAGYNAQKSTIVGYTRISGSTTRVLFQDIIFEGDNTTVGKALVDVFLCTNVELYACKLYGFNKAQHGIYYDRASGVVGETHVYGVADRGIYVTYGRVDVYNNYGNAPVAFLADTGGHISGFGTRWGGTLSRTNSGMLGYHSYTDNTWKQDVWTVNLGEATPAVPPEQTTVWNSTFGGNYSSQGFFTANEVKQGDYGYGNRKGLWVFGNIRGTLAGKTIVSAKLTITRDSRGGASGGRTAHIVCHAQTANPNGDFAVTGEVASGVLGWGQTLVIDVTSATQTQIANGTQQGFGVYIPSGGSTDYMSLSTSASLQVTYR
- a CDS encoding distal tail protein Dit, with the translated sequence MFTFNGIHASTYGIKVISVSRPPLPAIKNTFVEPPGRNGAYFAKSALSKREIAVKIKIKAISQAALRTNARNIAKWLHNNRLEAPLIFDDEPDKVYIAITDGTDWEEIFRFGDGTIRFVCADPCAESSAATNITLTSNGNKIINVTGTSDVSPVITITFTGATTNLSIKHVEKNEVIKLVKAFVSSDTLIIDCRKGFITLNGTNIMPALDLSSDFWSLYPGTNTINCTTFLGTMTLTYKDKWL